Proteins from a single region of Peromyscus eremicus chromosome 9, PerEre_H2_v1, whole genome shotgun sequence:
- the Zic5 gene encoding zinc finger protein ZIC 5 — MMEPPLSKRNPPALRLADLATAQAQQLQNMTGFPVLAGPPAHSQLRAAAAHLHPRDPDTDPGAASTALGPEHMAQASGHGPSPPAQALQGQPQAPAPAARSAASEAHPGARTHPDGGGSGGAQASAPPPPAPPLPPSQSPSPPPPPPPSALSGYTATNSGGGGSSGKGHSRDFVLRRDLSATAPAAAMHGAPLGGEQRSGSSSPQHPTPPPHPAGMFISASGTYAGRDGGGPALFPALHDSPGAPGGHPLNGQMRLGLAAAAAAAAELYGRAEPPFAPRSGDAHYGAVAAAAAAALHGYGAVNLNLNLAAAAAAAAAAGPGPHLQHHAPPPAPPPAPAPHPHHPHLPGAAGAFLRYMRQPIKRELICKWLDPEELAGPPPPLAASSAKPCSKTFGTMHELVNHVTVEHVGGPEQSSHVCFWEDCPREGKPFKAKYKLINHIRVHTGEKPFPCPFPGCGKVFARSENLKIHKRTHTGEKPFKCEFDGCDRKFANSSDRKKHSHVHTSDKPYYCKIRGCDKSYTHPSSLRKHMKIHCKSPPPSPGALGYSSVGTPVGDTLSPVLDPARSRSSTLSPQVANLNEWYVCQASGAPSHLHTPSSNGTTSESEDEEMYGNPEVVRTIH; from the exons ATGATGGAGCCCCCTTTGAGCAAGAGGAACCCGCCAGCGCTGAGATTAGCGGATTTGGCAACGGCTCAGGCCCAACAGCTTCAGAATATGACAGGCTTCCCGGTGCTGGCCGGCCCGCCCGCCCACTCCCAACTCCGCGCCGCCGCCGCGCATCTCCACCCGCGGGACCCAGACACTGACCCCGGCGCGGCCAGCACTGCGCTCGGACCCGAGCACATGGCCCAGGCCAGTGGGCATGGCCCCAGCCCTCCCGCTCAGGCGCTCCAGGGACAGCCCCAGGCTCCCGCGCCCGCTGCCCGCTCCGCGGCCTCAGAGGCGCACCCGGGCGCCCGCACCCACCCCGACGGCGGGGGCAGCGGTGGCGCGCAAGCCTCGGCGCCCCcgcctccagcccctcctcttcctccctcccagtccccctctccccctcccccgcctcctCCTTCTGCCCTCTCGGGCTACACCGCCACCAacagtggcggcggcggcagcagcggcaaaGGCCACAGCAGGGACTTCGTCCTCCGGAGGGACCTTTCCGCCACGGCCCCCGCGGCGGCCATGCACGGGGCCCCGCTCGGAGGGGAGCAGCGGTCCGGCAGCAGCTCCCCCCAGCACCCGACCCCGCCTCCCCACCCGGCCGGGATGTTCATCTCGGCCAGCGGCACCTACGCGGGCCGGGACGGTGGCGGCCCCGCGCTCTTTCCCGCGCTGCACGACTCTCCGGGGGCTCCCGGCGGCCACCCGCTCAACGGCCAGATGCGCTTGGGGCTGGCGGCCGCCGCGGCGGCTGCGGCCGAGCTGTACGGCCGCGCGGAGCCACCCTTCGCTCCGCGCTCAGGGGACGCGCACTACGGGGCGGTGGCGGCCGCCGCGGCCGCTGCCTTGCACGGCTACGGAGCCGTGAACTTAAACCTGAAcctggctgcggcggcggcggccgcggcggcCGCGGGGCCGGGGCCCCACCTGCAGCACCACGCGCCGCCCCCGGCGCCGCCACCGGCGCCCGCGCCTCACCCGCACCACCCCCACCTCCCGGGGGCGGCCGGGGCCTTCCTGCGCTACATGCGGCAGCCAATCAAGCGGGAGCTCATCTGCAAGTGGCTGGACCCGGAGGAGCTGGccgggccgccgccgccgctcgcgGCCAGCAGCGCCAAGCCCTGCTCCAAAACTTTCGGCACCATGCACGAGCTGGTGAACCACGTCACGGTGGAGCACGTGGGAGGCCCGGAGCAGAGCAGCCACGTCTGCTTCTGGGAGGACTGTCCGCGCGAGGGCAAGCCCTTCAAGGCCAAGTACAAACTCATCAACCACATCCGCGTGCACACCGGCGAGAAGCCCTTCCCCTGCCCGTTCCCGGGCTGCGGCAAGGTCTTCGCGCGCTCCGAGAACCTCAAGATCCACAAGCGCACTCATACAG GGGAAAAGCCTTTCAAATGTGAATTTGATGGCTGTGACAGGAAGTTTGCCAATAGCAGTGATCGAAAGAAACACTCCCATGTCCATACCAGCGACAAGCCCTACTACTGTAAGATTCGAGGCTGTGATAAATCCTatactcacccaagctctctgaGGAAGCACATGAAGATTCACTGCAAGTCTCCCCCACCTTCTCCAGGAGCCCTTGGTTACTCATCAGTGGGGACTCCGGTGGGTGACACTTTGTCCCCTGTGCTGGACCCAGCAAGGAGTCGATCCAGCACTCTGTCCCCTCAGGTGGCCAACCTCAATGAGTGGTACGTTTGCCAGGCCAGTGGGGCCCCCAGCCACCTCCACACACCTTCCAGCAATGGAACCACCTCTGAGTCTGAAGATGAGGAAATGTACGGGAACCCTGAAGTTGTGCGGACGATACATTAG
- the Zic2 gene encoding zinc finger protein ZIC 2, with translation MLLDAGPQFPAIGVGSFARHHHHSAAAAAAAAAEMQDRELSLAAAQNGFVDSAAAHMGAFKLNPGAHELSPGQSSAFTSQGPGAYPGSAAAAAAAAALGPHAAHVGSYSGPPFNSTRDFLFRSRGFGDSAPGGGQHGLFGPGAGGLHHAHSDAQGHLLFPGLPEQHGPHGSQNVLNGQMRLGLPGEVFGRSEQYRQVASPRTDPYSAAQLHNQYGPMNMNMGMNMAAAAAHHHHHHHHPGAFFRYMRQQCIKQELICKWIDPEQLSNPKKSCNKTFSTMHELVTHVSVEHVGGPEQSNHVCFWEECPREGKPFKAKYKLVNHIRVHTGEKPFPCPFPGCGKVFARSENLKIHKRTHTGEKPFQCEFEGCDRRFANSSDRKKHMHVHTSDKPYLCKMCDKSYTHPSSLRKHMKVHESSPQGSESSPAASSGYESSTPPGLVSPSAEPQSSSNLSPAAAAAAAAAAAAAAAVSAVHRGAGSGSSGSGGGSATGSGGGGGAGGGGGGSSGGGSGTAGGHSGLSSNFNEWYV, from the exons ATGCTTCTGGACGCGGGGCCGCAGTTCCCGGCCATCGGGGTGGGCAGCTTCGCGCGCCACCACCATCACtcggccgcggcggcggcggcggcggctgccgAGATGCAGGACCGCGAGCTGAGCCTGGCGGCAGCTCAGAACGGCTTCGTGGACTCAGCCGCGGCGCACATGGGCGCCTTCAAGCTCAACCCCGGAGCGCACGAACTGTCTCCTGGTCAGAGTTCGGCGTTCACGTCGCAAGGTCCGGGCGCATACCCGGGCTCGGCTGCAGCTGCCGCTGCGGCCGCGGCACTGGGGCCCCACGCCGCCCACGTTGGCTCCTATTCCGGGCCTCCCTTTAATTCCACCCGGGACTTCCTGTTCCGCAGCCGCGGCTTCGGGGACTCGGCGCCAGGAGGCGGCCAGCATGGGCTCTTCGGACCGGGCGCGGGCGGCCTGCACCACGCGCACTCGGACGCACAGGGCCACCTCCTCTTCCCGGGCCTCCCGGAGCAGCACGGGCCGCACGGCTCGCAGAACGTGCTCAACGGGCAAATGCGCCTGGGGCTGCCGGGCGAAGTGTTCGGGCGCTCGGAGCAATACCGCCAAGTGGCCAGCCCGCGGACCGACCCCTACTCGGCGGCGCAACTCCACAATCAGTACGGCCCCATGAATATGAACATGGGGATGAACATGGCAGCGGCCgcagcccaccaccaccaccatcaccaccaccctggTGCCTTTTTCCGCTACATGCGGCAGCAGTGCATCAAGCAGGAGCTCATCTGCAAGTGGATTGATCCGGAGCAGTTAAGCAATCCCAAGAAAAGCTGCAACAAAACTTTCAGCACCATGCATGAGCTGGTGACCCACGTCTCCGTGGAGCACGTCGGCGGCCCGGAGCAGAGCAACCACGTCTGCTTCTGGGAGGAGTGTCCACGCGAGGGCAAGCCCTTCAAGGCCAAATACAAACTGGTCAACCACATCCGTGTGCACACCGGCGAGAAACCCTTCCCCTGCCCGTTCCCGGGCTGCGGCAAGGTCTTCGCGCGCTCCGAGAACCTCAAGATCCACAAAAGGACCCACACAG GGGAGAAACCTTTCCAGTGTGAGTTCGAGGGCTGTGACCGGCGCTTCGCCAACAGCAGCGACAGGAAGAAGCACATGCATGTCCACACCTCAGATAAGCCCTATCTCTGCAAGATGTGCGACAAGTCCTACACGCACCCTAGCTCGTTGCGGAAGCACATGAAG GTCCATGagtcctcccctcagggctccgAGTCCTCCCCGGCTGCCAGCTCTGGCTACGAGTCATCCACGCCCCCGGGGTTGGTGTCCCCCAGCGCAGAGCCGCAAAGCAGCTCCAACCTGTCcccggcagcggcggcggcggcagcagcagctgcagcggCGGCGGCCGCGGTGTCCGCAGTGCACCGAGGCGCGGGCTCTGGCAGCAGCGGCTCCGGAGGCGGCTCAGCCACAGGCagcggcgggggcggcggggcgggcggcgggggcggcgggaGCTCTGGAGGGGGCAGCGGGACAGCCGGAGGCCATAGCGGCCTCTCCTCCAACTTCAATGAATGGTACGTGTGA